CAATGGCCGTATCGCGCATTCCCAGAGGCTCCAGAATCAGCTCCCTCACCGCATCCCCGTAGGACTTGCCACATGCCTCAGCCAGAATGCGGCCCAGCAGCGCCATACCCACATTGGAGTAACGCATCTTGCCCGCACCACGCAGAACACGGGGCTGACGCAGCAGAAAGTGGCCCAGATCGTCCGGACCGAACGCCTCAGCCAGCTGACGCCCCCGCAGCAGCATCTGCCAGGTGGGAAACACATCACGGGGCAGACCGGAAGTATGGGTGGCCAGCTGATGCAGAGTCATGCTCTCGGCCCAGGGAAACTGAGGGAAGAAACGGCTGACCGGATCCGTCAGACCCAGCTCGCCCCGCTGCACCAAAAGCGCCAGCAGCGTCGTAGTAAAGAGCTTGCCCACCGAACCGACCTCAAACACCGGCAGCTCCATCCCCTCGACATCACCATGCCGCCAACTCCAGGAATCATGGCCGAGGCGCACCTGCACCTCCACGGCACTGCGCGGTGAACGGGCGAGAAAGGTCTTAAGCACGGAAAGAGCGGCATCGGTATGCATGGGAAGGTTCCTTTTGCAGGCTGCTGAGAAGTCCCCACCTGTGGCATTGCACCTTTGGACTTTTCAATTACCTGTCTGAATAATGTGTTTTCAGCAAGCAGTTAAAATTTGTCTTTTCTCTCTTGCAATTACGGTTATTCCTGTCATTCCACGTCATCACCTCAGTACAAGAACCCAAACAGCCACAGTGGCACTTTTCTGCCCGAGCCGATTTCCAGACCATCGGCGATGACCCAGGCGTTGTCGAGATCCTGTACCTGTCCGAAGCCCTTTGTCCTGCCTCCGATTTCCATGGTGTACTTTTCGTCTACAAGAAAGTCGCCCTGATCCAGATAGTGCAACTGGTGGTGGACGCCTGCCATGCTGGCAAAAAAGGTTTCCCGCAGGGTGCCTTTTTCCTTTTCCACGCTGAGGGCGGAGAAGAGGTTGGTATTGGACAGGTAGAGTTTATCGGCCTTGCGGATGGCTCCGAAGCGTTTGGCTTCGTGGCTTATGTGGCGCACCAGTTCGGCGCGGCTGAGGTAGTCGATGTACTTGTACAGGGTGGTTTTGGTTATACCGGTCAGGGAGGCCAGCTTGTCGATGGAAAGTTCCAGCGGTTTCGAGATGCTGATGGTGTGCAGCAGTTTCTTCAGGGTGGCAATTTTGTCGGGCGGGATATGGAAGAGTTTGCCGAGGTCGCTGTGCAGGGCCGTGTTTATGGTTTCGCCGAGACGATCCACATACTTGTGCGTGTCTTCAAAGTAAAAGGGGTAAGCGCCAACACGCAGGTACTCTTCAAAGTACTTGAGTATTTTACCGTTTGGGAGTGCCTGGATAAGGCGATGGGCCAGGGCTTCATGGTCTGCCAGCAGCTCCGGCAACGTCACTGGTTCCAGCTGAATTGACAGGGAGATTTCCAGGTACTCGCGCAGTGAGAGGATGGGAAGGTGGTACATGGAATAGCGGCGCGCAAAATCCGGGTTGGTGATGCGCACTGCCGAAGAACCGGAGAAGTACACCCGAATATTCAGGAAGTCATAGATGGATTTGAGGTGGGCCTCAAAATCCTCTGCCTCGTGAATTTCGTCAATCACCATGCACTCGCCGCCGCTTTTGCAGAAGCTGTCCACAAGGTCAAAAAGCGATACTCCCTGCAGCATGGGATGATCACAGGAGATATAGAGGGTGTTTTCCCGCTGGAGGGGCAGGTTGCGCAGCACCTGCAGCAGCAGAGTGGTTTTCCCCACGCCACGGGCACCGTAAACGCCTGTGATGCGGCTTTGGGAAGCAGCGATCTGCGGATAGTGAAAGCGCTGATACTTTGGCAGGGGCATATTCTGTTTGAGCAGCGAAAGGCGCTTGGCACCGAGAAGAATCTCTTCCATGGCTATCCTCCAGAAAAAACACTGCCGCAAGCTAGTCTATTGCGTTAGACTATAACCCATGATTTTAGTCTAATGCAATAGACTATCGCGTGTCACTCAGCAACGGGTACTTCTTTCGTGCCGTCGCGGCGTTCCACCCAGCCACCTGCCTGATAATGCCCATACCACTCCAGCAATGCCTGTTGTTCGGTGG
This portion of the Desulfurispirillum indicum S5 genome encodes:
- a CDS encoding serine hydrolase domain-containing protein, producing the protein MHTDAALSVLKTFLARSPRSAVEVQVRLGHDSWSWRHGDVEGMELPVFEVGSVGKLFTTTLLALLVQRGELGLTDPVSRFFPQFPWAESMTLHQLATHTSGLPRDVFPTWQMLLRGRQLAEAFGPDDLGHFLLRQPRVLRGAGKMRYSNVGMALLGRILAEACGKSYGDAVRELILEPLGMRDTAIDHEGYPAERLVQGHDSRGRRVPPFQWRGMEPAGVWRSTGEDMMKFLLAQMGASGEPWVSLAGLMVQPQATVGRGTWMGLGWMLSQDSRLGRVAWHSGGTFGQHAMAGWSLDIPVAIMILTNRIPPWWHHLSPGRSLEGLPQKLLVALAPERFSAGCGGGCGTGRC
- a CDS encoding ATP-binding protein, producing the protein MEEILLGAKRLSLLKQNMPLPKYQRFHYPQIAASQSRITGVYGARGVGKTTLLLQVLRNLPLQRENTLYISCDHPMLQGVSLFDLVDSFCKSGGECMVIDEIHEAEDFEAHLKSIYDFLNIRVYFSGSSAVRITNPDFARRYSMYHLPILSLREYLEISLSIQLEPVTLPELLADHEALAHRLIQALPNGKILKYFEEYLRVGAYPFYFEDTHKYVDRLGETINTALHSDLGKLFHIPPDKIATLKKLLHTISISKPLELSIDKLASLTGITKTTLYKYIDYLSRAELVRHISHEAKRFGAIRKADKLYLSNTNLFSALSVEKEKGTLRETFFASMAGVHHQLHYLDQGDFLVDEKYTMEIGGRTKGFGQVQDLDNAWVIADGLEIGSGRKVPLWLFGFLY